One region of Vigna angularis cultivar LongXiaoDou No.4 chromosome 10, ASM1680809v1, whole genome shotgun sequence genomic DNA includes:
- the LOC108335414 gene encoding NAC domain-containing protein 37 isoform X2, translated as MGSPRCRIGYEEQNEWYFFSHKDKKYPTGTRTNRATMAGFWKATGRDKAVYDKAKLIGMRKTLVFYKGRAPNGQKSDWIMHEYRLESDENGPPQEEGWVVCRAFKKKTTGQTKTIEGWDSSYFFEEGSGVSTVVDPIDLISRQSQSFLSQNFLCKQEIEADNLSCMLQDPFVQLPQLESPSLPLVKRPSTVSLVSDNNEDEDMQNRLSNNNTKKVTDWRALDKFVASQLSQEDTLETNGLSSFEPHDSHDMALLLLQSSRDEGNRLSPFLNTSSDCDIGICVFEK; from the exons ATGGGATCTCCAAG ATGCAGGATCGGATATGAAGAGCAGAATGAGTGGTATTTCTTCAGCCACAAAGATAAAAAGTATCCAACAGGGACAAGAACTAATAGAGCTACCATGGCGGGGTTTTGGAAGGCTACAGGAAGAGACAAAGCAGTGTATGACAAGGCAAAACTAATTGGGATGAGAAAAACCCTTGTTTTCTACAAAGGAAGAGCCCCTAATGGACAAAAGTCTGATTGGATCATGCACGAGTATAGACTCGAATCCGACGAGAATGGACCTCCTCAG GAGGAAGGTTGGGTTGTGTGCAGAGCCTTCAAGAAAAAAACCACTGGACAGACAAAGACTATTGAAGGATGGGACTCAAGCTACTTCTTCGAGGAAGGAAGTGGTGTAAGCACTGTGGTTGATCCAATCGATCTCATTTCAAGGCAGTCTCAGAGCTTTTTATCTCAAAATTTCTTGTGTAAGCAAGAGATAGAAGCGGATAACTTGAGTTGCATGCTTCAAGATCCATTTGTACAACTTCCTCAGCTAGAAAGCCCGTCTTTGCCATTAGTGAAGAGGCCAAGCACAGTGTCACTGGTATCAGACAATAACGAAGACGAAGACATGCAAAACAGGTTATCCAACAACAACACAAAGAAAGTCACTGATTGGAGAGCTCTTGACAAGTTTGTAGCCTCTCAACTGAGTCAAGAAGACACGCTTGAAACCAATGGTCTCTCAAGCTTTGAACCCCATGATAGCCACGACATGGCACTGCTGTTACTGCAGAGCAGTAGGGATGAAGGGAACAGGCTAAGCCCTTTTCTAAACACAAGCTCAGACTGTGATATTGGGATATGCGTATTTGAAAAATGA
- the LOC108335414 gene encoding NAC domain-containing protein 37 isoform X1, which yields MMESMESCVPPGFRFHPTDEELVGYYLRKKVASQKIDLDVIREIDLYRIEPWDLQDRCRIGYEEQNEWYFFSHKDKKYPTGTRTNRATMAGFWKATGRDKAVYDKAKLIGMRKTLVFYKGRAPNGQKSDWIMHEYRLESDENGPPQEEGWVVCRAFKKKTTGQTKTIEGWDSSYFFEEGSGVSTVVDPIDLISRQSQSFLSQNFLCKQEIEADNLSCMLQDPFVQLPQLESPSLPLVKRPSTVSLVSDNNEDEDMQNRLSNNNTKKVTDWRALDKFVASQLSQEDTLETNGLSSFEPHDSHDMALLLLQSSRDEGNRLSPFLNTSSDCDIGICVFEK from the exons ATGATGGAGTCGATGGAGTCATGTGTCCCACCTGGGTTTCGGTTCCACCCAACAGATGAAGAGCTTGTTGGTTACTATCTGAGGAAGAAGGTGGCTTCTCAAAAGATTGACCTTGACGTTATCAGAGAGATCGATCTATATCGTATTGAACCATGGGATCTCCAAG ATAGATGCAGGATCGGATATGAAGAGCAGAATGAGTGGTATTTCTTCAGCCACAAAGATAAAAAGTATCCAACAGGGACAAGAACTAATAGAGCTACCATGGCGGGGTTTTGGAAGGCTACAGGAAGAGACAAAGCAGTGTATGACAAGGCAAAACTAATTGGGATGAGAAAAACCCTTGTTTTCTACAAAGGAAGAGCCCCTAATGGACAAAAGTCTGATTGGATCATGCACGAGTATAGACTCGAATCCGACGAGAATGGACCTCCTCAG GAGGAAGGTTGGGTTGTGTGCAGAGCCTTCAAGAAAAAAACCACTGGACAGACAAAGACTATTGAAGGATGGGACTCAAGCTACTTCTTCGAGGAAGGAAGTGGTGTAAGCACTGTGGTTGATCCAATCGATCTCATTTCAAGGCAGTCTCAGAGCTTTTTATCTCAAAATTTCTTGTGTAAGCAAGAGATAGAAGCGGATAACTTGAGTTGCATGCTTCAAGATCCATTTGTACAACTTCCTCAGCTAGAAAGCCCGTCTTTGCCATTAGTGAAGAGGCCAAGCACAGTGTCACTGGTATCAGACAATAACGAAGACGAAGACATGCAAAACAGGTTATCCAACAACAACACAAAGAAAGTCACTGATTGGAGAGCTCTTGACAAGTTTGTAGCCTCTCAACTGAGTCAAGAAGACACGCTTGAAACCAATGGTCTCTCAAGCTTTGAACCCCATGATAGCCACGACATGGCACTGCTGTTACTGCAGAGCAGTAGGGATGAAGGGAACAGGCTAAGCCCTTTTCTAAACACAAGCTCAGACTGTGATATTGGGATATGCGTATTTGAAAAATGA